The Trichosurus vulpecula isolate mTriVul1 chromosome 3, mTriVul1.pri, whole genome shotgun sequence genome includes a window with the following:
- the LOC118844824 gene encoding probable N-acetyltransferase CML6, with translation MAPHHIRKYQDQDREAVVDMFTKGTLHHFPYAFFYLLKQPRSFLLLLGVPGALFLGSGSLLLSLLALPGLLAFLWLLARYPFSWYIDNALSTDMKDINKFYLSDRGSCFWVAESEGQVVGMVGAYPAQKTLIAQKCLEMLHLSVRQEYQGQGIAQSLTKTLLQFAQDQGYNAVVLRTLFYNYPAQRVYEKLGFWKSHEAFDSLKWRVVAIPFFYYEYSVPSSL, from the coding sequence ATGGCTCCCCATCACATCCGGAAATATCAGGACCAAGACAGGGAAGCTGTGGTGGACATGTTCACTAAGGGAACACTACATCACTTTCCTTATGCTTTCTTCTATCTGCTGAAGCAGCCCAGAAGCTTCCTGCTTCTGCTGGGGGTCCCAGGGGCTCTGTTTCTTGGGTCTGGCTccctcctcctgtctctcctggctctcccaGGGCTCCTGGCCTTCCTGTGGCTCCTTGCTAGATATCCCTTCAGTTGGTACATAGACAATGCATTGAGCACAGATATGAAGGACATCAACAAATTCTATCTCAGTGACAGAGGATCTTGTTTCTGGGTGGCAGAGTCAGAGGGTCAGGTGGTGGGTATGGTGGGTGCCTACCCAGCACAAAAGACTTTAATAGCACAGAAATGCCTGGAGATGCTACATTTGTCTGTGAGACAGGAATATCAGGGCCAGGGCATTGCCCAATCCCTGACCAAGACTCTGCTCCAATTTGCACAAGACCAGGGGTACAATGCTGTGGTGCTCCGAACCCTTTTCTATAATTACCCAGCTCAAAGGGTGTATGAAAAGCTGGGCTTCTGGAAATCGCATGAAGCCTTTGATTCTCTGAAATGGAGAGTGGTGGCCATTCCTTTTTTCTACTATGAATATTCAGTCCCTTCTTCACTCTGA